A genomic window from Nocardioides rotundus includes:
- a CDS encoding ATP-binding cassette domain-containing protein → MTTTAVATPVDHTGTPQIECEGLVRIYKRKGVEVVALQGLDLHVDRGDLVAIVGASGSGKSTLLNILSGLDTPSAGRAVVAGHNLLTMGRRERRQYRLRTCGFVWQRATDNLVPYLTGLENVALPQRLAGTGRAERDSRAAELLEQLGIADCADRRPADLSGGEQQRLAIAVGLANGPEVLFCDEPTGELDTSESHEVYGALQQANEQHGTTVVVVTHDPTVAGEVRRTVAIRDGRTSSETLRRDGAEAGHVVSEEFAVLDRAGRLQLPADFVTALGLQRRVRVELVEDHIQIWPEENR, encoded by the coding sequence ATGACCACCACAGCCGTCGCCACCCCGGTCGACCACACCGGCACTCCGCAGATCGAGTGCGAGGGCCTCGTGCGCATCTACAAGCGCAAGGGCGTCGAGGTCGTCGCCCTCCAGGGCCTCGACCTGCATGTCGACCGGGGGGACCTGGTCGCCATCGTCGGCGCCTCCGGCAGCGGCAAGTCGACCCTGCTCAACATCCTCTCCGGCCTGGACACCCCCAGCGCCGGCCGGGCGGTCGTGGCGGGGCACAACCTGCTCACCATGGGCCGCAGGGAGCGCCGGCAGTACCGCCTCCGCACCTGCGGGTTCGTGTGGCAGCGGGCGACCGACAACCTGGTGCCCTACCTGACCGGGCTGGAGAACGTCGCGCTGCCGCAGCGGCTGGCCGGGACCGGCCGGGCCGAGCGGGACTCCCGCGCCGCCGAGCTGCTGGAGCAGCTGGGCATCGCCGACTGCGCGGACCGCCGCCCCGCCGACCTCTCCGGCGGTGAGCAGCAGCGCCTGGCCATCGCGGTCGGCCTCGCGAACGGGCCGGAGGTGCTGTTCTGCGACGAGCCCACCGGCGAGCTGGACACCTCCGAGAGCCACGAGGTCTACGGCGCGCTGCAGCAGGCGAACGAGCAGCACGGCACCACCGTCGTGGTGGTGACCCACGACCCGACGGTCGCGGGGGAGGTACGGCGCACCGTGGCCATCCGCGACGGCCGCACCTCCTCGGAGACGCTGCGCCGCGACGGCGCCGAGGCAGGGCACGTGGTCTCCGAGGAGTTCGCCGTACTCGACCGGGCGGGGCGGCTGCAGCTGCCCGCCGACTTCGTCACCGCGCTCGGGCTGCAGCGCCGGGTGCGGGTGGAGCTGGTCGAGGACCACATCCAGATCTGGCCGGAGGAGAACCGATGA
- a CDS encoding ABC transporter ATP-binding protein yields the protein MIRVRDLHKTYGHGGQDVHALRGVDLSVDEGQLVVLKGRSGAGKTTLLRLIAGLLRPDSGTIEVAGHAVTGAKDAELVELRRSTVGVIHQDFALLPLLTAEENVGLPLRITRVPTADRDARVSELLDRVRLSGHARQRPDEMSGGQQQRIAIARALASRPPLLLADEPTAQLDSETGASVMELIRALVVDEGTTVVVATHDPALESFADAVVHLEDGRLS from the coding sequence ATGATCCGGGTCCGCGACCTGCACAAGACCTACGGCCACGGTGGGCAGGACGTGCACGCCCTGCGGGGCGTCGACCTGTCCGTGGACGAGGGCCAGCTGGTCGTGCTCAAGGGGCGCTCGGGTGCCGGCAAGACGACGCTGCTGCGGCTGATCGCCGGGCTGCTCCGGCCCGACTCGGGCACCATCGAGGTGGCCGGGCACGCCGTCACGGGTGCCAAGGACGCCGAGCTGGTGGAGCTGCGGCGGAGCACCGTCGGGGTGATCCACCAGGACTTCGCGCTGCTGCCGCTGCTCACGGCTGAGGAGAACGTCGGCCTGCCGCTGCGGATCACCCGGGTGCCGACCGCCGACCGGGACGCCCGGGTGAGCGAGCTGCTGGACCGGGTGCGGCTCTCCGGCCACGCGCGCCAGCGGCCCGACGAGATGTCCGGCGGCCAGCAGCAGCGGATCGCGATCGCCCGTGCCCTGGCCAGCCGGCCGCCGCTGCTGCTCGCCGACGAGCCCACCGCCCAGCTGGACTCCGAGACCGGCGCCAGCGTGATGGAGCTGATCCGGGCGCTCGTGGTGGACGAGGGCACGACGGTCGTCGTCGCCACCCACGACCCCGCGCTCGAGTCGTTCGCCGACGCGGTGGTGCACCTGGAGGACGGCCGGCTCAGCTGA